A region of the Stieleria neptunia genome:
TTAACAGGTTGCCTCACCTCACTGACATTCCGCTCTCCCCGAAAAGGGAGAGTCAAAGAACCCTTCTACCTTCCAAATCACACTTCATGAAATACCTTGTTTGGGGACTTGTTGTCCTTCTGGTCGTCTTGCACCAGGATTTATGGAACTGGGACAACGACCGTTTGGTGTTCGGGTTCCTGCCCGTCACGTTGGCCTATCACGCCGGGATCTCCATCGCGGCGAGCATCGTTTGGTTGATGGCGACCAAATTTGCTTGGCCGAGCGATTTGGAAGGCGTCACGGAATCGGCAGCCGAAACCGACCGATCGGAGGCCGTGTCATGAGCCCCGGAGTCATCAAAGTTCTGATCATCGGCGTCTATCTGGCGGCACTCGTCAGCTTGGGGCTGTTTTCGTCGCGGCTGTTTCGCGGCACGTCAAGAGACTACCTGCTGGCCAGCCATTCGATCGGCCCGTTTCTGTTGTTGATGTCACTGTTCGGCACGACCATGACCGGGTTTGCATTGGTCGGATCGACCGGTGAAGCGTTCGCCGAAGGGGTGGGCGTCTACGCGATGCTCGCTTCGTCGTCGGGCATCATTCATTCGCTGTGTTTCTTTGTGTTGGGGATCAAGCTTTGGTCATGGGGAAAGCAGTATGGCTACACGACGCAAATCGCGTTCTTTCGCGATCGCCTCGGCAGCGACAAGATCGGTTTGTTGCTGTTCCCGATTCTCGTCGGATTGGTCGTGCCATATCTGTTGGTCGGAATCATTTCGGCCGGCAAGGCGATCGAAGGCGCGACGCGTGGCGATTTTCCGATGTTGACCGAATCGGGTAGCATTCCGCCGTGGTTGACCGAGTTGGTGATCTGCGGCGTGGTGCTGGTCTACGTTTTCTTTGGCGGCATGCGGGGAACCGCATGGGCCAACACGTTCCAAACGATCGTTTTTATGGTTTTGGGCGTGGTCGCGTTTTATTTGATCGCGACGGGGCTGGCTTCCAAAGCGGTTGAAAGCGGGCGTGCCCATGAGATCCGCGAGGGCCAGCGTGTCGTTCGCACCGAACCGCCGTCGGGGCTGATGGATTCGCTACACATCGTCTCCCAAGAAATCCCCAAGGCGCGACGGGTGCGTGCCGAAGTCGATCTCGCCGACCAGCTCACGACCGTCGAAGCCCCTGCAAAATATCGCACGCGGGAGCGGATGGATCCCTGGTTGTTCTTGACGTACATGTTGATTCCGTTTTCGGTCGGCATGTTTCCGCACCTGTTTCAGCACTGGTTGACCGCCAGGAACGCCAACGCGTTCAAGTTGTCCGTGGTCGCCCACCCGGTGTTCATCTTGATCGTCTGGATCCCCTGTGTCTTGATCGGCGTTTGGGCGACGACGGGATTGATCGACATCCCGCCCCCGATCGCCAGCGATCCCAACAAGGTGCTCGGATTCATGGTCAAGTCGCTTTCGGGTGATGTCCTGGGCGGGTTTCTGTTGGCCGGCATTTTGGCCGCAATCATGTCCAGCCTGGATAGCCAATTCCTGTGTATCGGAACGATGTTCACCAAAGACATTGTCGTCCACTACAGTCGTGAAGATCGTTTCAGCGATCGTCAGATCATCCTGATCTCGCGCGGGTTCATCATCGCCGTCGTGTTGGCAACGTTCCTGATCAGCCTGACCACGATCGCCCAGACCCGCGTGTTCCAACTGGGGATCTGGTGCTTCAGCGGATTCAGCAGTTTGTTCCCGCTGGCGTTTTTGTCCATTTACTGGCGCGGGCTGACCAAGTGGGGTGCCTATGCGGGCGTCATCACGGCGGCCTCGGTATGGTTCGGGCTGTTCAAGGCCTCTCAATTCGGCGCGATCGAAAACTGGTCGGTTGATTTCACGCTCGGTGGCAGCACGATCCACACGATGCCGGTCGCGTCGATCTTCATCGCATCGACGCTTGCCACCGTGATCGTGTCCCTGGCGACGCCCAAACCCGACGCGGCGACACTGGAGAAGTTCTTTCCCGCGAAATGACGTCCCGAGCCAATCAAGCCGTTCCCGCGCAGCGAGGTCCTCGCAGCATGCGTCTCGACACCAATCGAGTCACCCTCCTGGCAGGAGGGTCGAGCGAAGCGAGGGGAGGTCGATCGGTCAATCGCGGCGTTCACTTCACTCTTGATGGTTGACTCCAAGCAGTAACCCAAACCCTCTCCTCGCTGCGCTCGACTCTCCCAGGGGGAGAGTGACTTCACGTTGTGCGACTTGAATCGAAACCAATGCCCGGCCAGGAAGCGTCGATGGGTGAATCATCGATTTCACGTCAGCGGTAGGGCCCCCTGCCCCATCGCCTTCCGTCTTGTCCAGCGCGGGGTTAAAGTGTTTCCTTTGGTGCGGTTCCAGTCGCTCCCGGCAATCACTCCACGCGTCCCAAGCGATCCCATGGAAATTC
Encoded here:
- a CDS encoding DUF3311 domain-containing protein, with amino-acid sequence MKYLVWGLVVLLVVLHQDLWNWDNDRLVFGFLPVTLAYHAGISIAASIVWLMATKFAWPSDLEGVTESAAETDRSEAVS
- a CDS encoding sodium:solute symporter family protein, which gives rise to MSPGVIKVLIIGVYLAALVSLGLFSSRLFRGTSRDYLLASHSIGPFLLLMSLFGTTMTGFALVGSTGEAFAEGVGVYAMLASSSGIIHSLCFFVLGIKLWSWGKQYGYTTQIAFFRDRLGSDKIGLLLFPILVGLVVPYLLVGIISAGKAIEGATRGDFPMLTESGSIPPWLTELVICGVVLVYVFFGGMRGTAWANTFQTIVFMVLGVVAFYLIATGLASKAVESGRAHEIREGQRVVRTEPPSGLMDSLHIVSQEIPKARRVRAEVDLADQLTTVEAPAKYRTRERMDPWLFLTYMLIPFSVGMFPHLFQHWLTARNANAFKLSVVAHPVFILIVWIPCVLIGVWATTGLIDIPPPIASDPNKVLGFMVKSLSGDVLGGFLLAGILAAIMSSLDSQFLCIGTMFTKDIVVHYSREDRFSDRQIILISRGFIIAVVLATFLISLTTIAQTRVFQLGIWCFSGFSSLFPLAFLSIYWRGLTKWGAYAGVITAASVWFGLFKASQFGAIENWSVDFTLGGSTIHTMPVASIFIASTLATVIVSLATPKPDAATLEKFFPAK